A region of the Nocardia nova SH22a genome:
AGCTCGATCCGATCGGAGACATCATGAGCGATCTACCGCACACCGTCCGGGGCGTCGACCACGTCGCCTACCCGACCTTCGACCCCGCCGCGACCGTCAGCTTCTATCGAGATGTTTTGGGATTCCCGGTGGTGCATTCGATCTGCGCGGCGGGATGGGGTCCGGAGAAGCATCCCGACTTCATCCACTTCTTCTTCGATATCGGTAACAACGATCGCCTGGCCTTCTTCTACTACTTCGGCCTCGAACCGTTCGACGGTGGGCCACAAGGTGATTCGTACTCCCGCTTCGACGCCGACGTGCCCATCTGGTTCATTCGCTCCCGGCACCTGGCCATTCATGTCGACAGCGAAGAGGATCTGCTCGAATACCGCCGCCGGCTCGATGGCAGCCGATGGCCGGTGGAAATGCAGATCCAGCACGAGACCATCGAATCGATCTACACCCACGACCCGAACGGGTACATGATCGAAATCACCCGCGCGCTCCGGCCGGTCACACCACAGGAGGATCTGGACGCGAACCTGACCATCGACGCTCTGGTCGACGTTGTGTCCCAACCGAATCCGAACATGGCCGCACTGCTGGCCCGCAAGGCCGAACTCATCGTGGAGCGCGCCGCGGCCTGGCGGCACACGCACACCGGGGAAGTGGTGGCGCGATGACAACCCTGTTCGTGCTCGACGTTCCCGAGAACCGGCCGGTCGCCGATGTGGCAGGGCAGGATCCGGCTGTCACCGTCGGCCGCATCGGCCCGTATTTCACACTCGACTCCCCCGGCACGATCGTCATCGATCGCCGCGCGACCGGCTGTCGGCACGCCGTCTGGTACAGCAGCGTCGCCGGCACCCTCGACGCCGCCATCGTGCAATGGGACAAGGACGCCATGAAGGTGGAACCACGATGACCCGATCCGCCGAACGCCTCGGCGCCGGGCGGTATATCGAATCCGCGCAGGCGCCGCAGTCCACGATCACCTCCGTCCACGAGCTGACCACGGCCGACGGAGCGAAAGTCTCGGGTGTACTGCGTACGGTCCCCGGCGCGCAGACCGTTGTCACCCTGATGCACCCGCGCCAGGATCTCACCCACCATGTGCTGGTGCCCGAACTTCTGGCTCGCGGGCACGCGGTGTGGACCCAGGGCACCCGTTCGCCGAACAACGACATGACCCTGATCCACGAACAGGCGCTGCTCGACGTCGCCGCAGGGCAGGTCTTC
Encoded here:
- a CDS encoding VOC family protein; protein product: MSDLPHTVRGVDHVAYPTFDPAATVSFYRDVLGFPVVHSICAAGWGPEKHPDFIHFFFDIGNNDRLAFFYYFGLEPFDGGPQGDSYSRFDADVPIWFIRSRHLAIHVDSEEDLLEYRRRLDGSRWPVEMQIQHETIESIYTHDPNGYMIEITRALRPVTPQEDLDANLTIDALVDVVSQPNPNMAALLARKAELIVERAAAWRHTHTGEVVAR